A genomic segment from Nicotiana sylvestris chromosome 1, ASM39365v2, whole genome shotgun sequence encodes:
- the LOC104223448 gene encoding F-box protein CPR1-like: MLGLDKGLKVYSVRSLLYEDESVEATNLDFPTKGYFSIVGSVNGLICLRTGPNNLLLWNPSMRKLKNCTAFIAAPKGVFYLWGFGYDEVHDDYKVVRMFYAVNGGNSCDVNVEIYSLKSDSCKEIDGFQCGKIHSCLGKLVNGKLHWITSGAHPGSNDGDIIFIDLADEKWGMLEQPCHGEGEFYFKLGVLGSDLSIFRTYQSAWADVWVMKEYGVKESWAKIYTIKFDEDFPKRVRSPLFCKSNKGEILLALGSRFMIYNPKANSLQYPKISESYFSFSNGIYVESLVCPFLQNEPTMKAKSTQVNDNCVANDMDVPLGSKNEEHQRHGNCGW; the protein is encoded by the exons ATGTTGGGTTTAGATAAAGGTCTTAAGGTCTATTCTGTTAGGTCTTTACTTTATGAGGATGAGTCTGTGGAGGCGACCAACTTGGATTTTCCAACGAAAGGCTACTTCAGTATTGTGGGTTCTGTAAATGGGTTGATCTGTCTTAGAACTGGGCCAAATAATTTGCTTCTATGGAATCCATCTATGAGGAAGTTAAAAAATTGTACTGCTTTTATAGCTGCACCAAAGGGTGTCTTCTACCTCTGGGGTTTTGGATATGATGAGGTTCATGATGATTATAAGGTAGTGCGTATGTTCTATGCTGTTAATGGTGGCAATTCATGTGATGTTAATGTCGAAATATATAGTTTAAAGAGTGATTCTTGTAAGGAAATTGATGGTTTCCAATGTGGGAAGATACACTCTTGTTTGGGTAAGTTGGTGAATGGGAAGCTTCATTGGATTACGTCTGGTGCTCATCCTGGTAGTAATGACGGGGACATCATTTTTATTGATTTGGCTGACGAGAAATGGGGAATGTTGGAGCAGCCTTGCCATGGAGAAGGTGAGTTCTATTTTAAGCTTGGAGTGTTGGGAAGTGATCTTTCCATATTTCGTACTTATCAAAGTGCTTGGGCCGATGTGTGGGTTATGAAGGAATATGGGGTCAAAGAGTCTTGGGCAAAAATTTATACCATCAAATTTGATGAGGATTTTCCTAAGCGTGTGCGGTCTCCATTGTTTTGCAAGTCAAATAAAGGTGAAATTTTGCTTGCGCTTGGATCAAGATTCATGATATACAATCCAAAGGCTAACTCGTTACAATACCCAAAGATTTCTGAAAGTTATTTCTCTTTTTCTAATGGAATCTACGTCGAAAGCCTAGTTTGTCCATTTTTACAAAATGAACCAACAATGAAGGCTAAAAGCACTCAGGTGAATGACAATTGTGTAGCTAATGACAT GGATGTGCCTCTAGGCAGTAAAAATGAGGAGCATCAGAGACATGGAAATTGTGGTTGGTAA